The following nucleotide sequence is from Apium graveolens cultivar Ventura chromosome 4, ASM990537v1, whole genome shotgun sequence.
gatataacaccttgctaggccgatatgtgccttaggtaccttttgtttagttggatatgtttcggcataccggtgttgctccgcggctgatcaccggcggcaacacaccgtcgttcgaggattccaatcccaaaacataatatattgcaaatgttgtttattatcaaatttatatcagttttgatactgctcaattattgtagttggttttgttcatcagatatactgttgttattccaaatcataagctatttactacttgctgagcatttctttcgctcatacttgtttcttatcttgattctttcagctaggccagagcaagcttaagttccaggtctgaccagaggttatgtgtttgtaaatagttggtgtgtttccaggtagactgttttgggacgcttggatagtctagaggtttgtaataaaatttgaataatctgtaaaactaattagactatggtttgtaataacacttgatttgtagtagtgcctgttccatactataacctgtgatcgatccagtgcaggtaaaggggtcgtatttattttattattccgctgtgattattttattttagtttattggcgagtgacccccaaatctagaccccgggtttggagggcgtcacaaatatgaggcaaaggagatggttagaattgatcaaagattatgattgctcgattaattatcatcccggtaaagaaaatattgtagcagatgcgttaagtcggaaggaaaggttaaatgtgttatccgtacctgaagagatatataaggaatttcagaaattagaattggagattagagtttgcaagcctgaggaagcgaaagtgtacagtatgactttccaaccggagttattggagaaaataaagaaatgccaggaagatgtaatggattaagatataaatcgtttggtaggtgaagaattatgcacgcaaaaggatgatcaaggtattctgaggttttcatctagaatttggattccaccggtgacagagttgaagaatgaaatctTACAGGAAGtacataattcaagatattccatccatccagggagtaccaaaatgtacagggatttaaaggagaattattggtggccagatatgaagagggaaattgcggaatgggttagcaaatgttatacctgtcagagagttaaaacagagcatcaaagaccaagtggattgttacaaccattggagattccagagtggaagtgggaacatatcaccatggatttcatagttagattaccaaggacaagggctaatcatgatgccatttgggttatagtggatagacttaccaagtcagctcattttctgcctataaatgaaagattttcgctcgacaagttagtccatatgtacctgaaggaaatcatagttcgtcatggagttccagtgtctattgtatctgatcgagatccaaggtttaattcaagattttggaagagttttcaagaatgtttgggaacgagactgaatatgagtatgACCTATCACCctcagacggacggccaaagtgaaagaacgatccagacaatcgaggatatgttacgtgtttgtgctattgatttcaaaggaagttgggacgagcatttacctctggtagaatttgcttataacaacagttatcacgccactattggaatgccaccctatgaagccctttatggacgcaaatgtagatctccagtatattgggatgaagtaggagaacgcaagatacttggacctgaattggtgcagcaaacaaaggaagttgttgaagtaattcagaaaagattgatagcaacacaagaccgtcaaaggaaatatgcagaccagtcaaggaaggacatggaatttgaagaaggaagcttggtattactgaaagtatcaccatggaaaggactaacgaggtttggaaagaaaggaaagttgagccctagatatgtcggaccttttgaaattctaaaacgcgttggcaaagtagcttacgagttggcgttacctccgcacatggagcatattcacaatgtttttcacgtatctatgcttaagaagtataatccagactccaggcatgtaatagaatatgagccaatagaacttcaggcagatttgtcatatgtagagagtctgatagagattctagaggaaagagagaaggtattgagaaataaagtggtaaaactagtaagagtattatggagaaacccaaaggttgaagagtcaacctgggagttagaaagtgatatgagagaaaagtaccctcatttattttcttaggagattctgaggacagaatccttttaagggggaaggatgtaatatccgggatatatcatgtaattattttgctattaaataattattatatgtgtgttcagtatttattctgtgaaataattgttaagtgttatctatgtttggatattcaaaaataatattaattgagtattttaatttttatatgtccaaaataaaatatatataattttcatatcttcctaattatttttatgttgatttatggatttataaggatcatataaaatttataaaatctttttccgagtatttaaaatctattttataacatcgggaaccaaccgatgtcatccgtagttacgtttttagaacccgaaactcttccgagaactccttcctaatctaattgcaatattccgagcattttccatgttttgactttttcgatccggcatacggtttgtcctgcgcgggtcccggcgcaacattttcgatacaatatccgtttcggtaaatcaataaaacttgtattttcgataaacgagagctttttattaaactatcacaattatcacctcgtaatacgtgtaaccaggtgctgagaccaagaccgcagtacaaattgtactgatttggataattatcccgaaaaccgatatcgtttggatcagtttttacaaataaacgtaccgttttatatccggattaatccaacgggatactaattttccgtaaatataaatagcctttcaccgtattttatttcgtatcaaaatcatttgcagacagataattatataattttacagagaaaattcatatattcataaacccttctgagaatcaaaccacaaattcaaggtgttagtgaaatccgtttggaaagttggagtaaccaaatcgaaggtctcaaggagtactatcagattctagaacctgttttactgcagaatcaaaggttgattttatatattttatttattttcgaattattttgattaaaaatatgaatttttattcggatgattgtttgtatgatttgatgattgcatgttgtagagcttgttctcctgatgattttgatatattatatgactgatttggagttcaataacatgttcaaatttaagtttgatatttgaatttttaaattagggtttataactcgtatgaatgttcttaattgaaatttgggggtttcttattttggaatagatagatgttgtggtatagtgggttgtgttctctgtgaaattggcaatccagtcgtacaagtttcatgaatcaacgaggtctgtagaggagggagttaggttttgaagtttacgtcgagttcgccggaaaccagcGAACTTCTTGGCCATttttcggccaactcagggatgattagaacgaTTTGTTGGCATGGTTGTGTTTCTGGTAaagtgtagttgtgatctggaggtgatggtggtctgagcatccctggatcgtgttctccgacgagacagggtgttttccggcgaccccctataaaaattgcagtttggtacctggacttttggggacgatgcagtttggtccctgaagtttccagagtttgcaaatttaggattcctgttttaaaaatatttaaaaatcatattttctatttatttttattataaaaattcatttttaatttctgaaaattctaaaaattattattttaattccaaaaattatttttaatccaaaaataaatctgaattaattagttaattaatttcagttaatttttaattgattaattggtcaattaattcgaaaattaattgattaattgatttaattaattattaattgattttaattaattatttaattagatttaattatttaaaaataatttaaaattccgaaaaataatttcgagctttaaaatattattctaaattatttccaaggctcgatatttattataaaattgtttcgaagccagaatgggccaaccgaaccctgtttattaccccGAAACTGATCCAACGACCAGTTTTAATTCCGAataatgttttaaaaattattttaaatacccgagagcctatttatgacccgaaacttctttataaatgatatatcatggattatgtgacgtattatgtgttatatgtgacttgttggctgactgtcggtctgtatattcgatatttacttgtttattgcgtaactttcaatccgttaatcggatttgggtgaaacgaagggtagataaaagtctgtgttgaatagaatcatatgagttgaatattgatagatgcttatgatatgtgagcagaagaggcaagacgtaggaaaggaaaacaggtagttgaggagtaagacgattgtgattggaagtgagtgcagtgtagtaagctaataccagataagtgttctgaactttcttgagatattgtagtacttggtagtcctgttgatattgcaagtgctttgaagcactgaaacccaaaccctgattccagttattgctcttgagccgtaaaccttattctttctaagccattgattattgcatacccaaatacgaacctcaagtatacgatactactccacaaatacatacaaactgaataccgaacactgaattgaattacctacacactcaaaccattgtatcctatgctttgaaaggccaaatccttgaaaccttgaaacactgattcctttgttatctaattctttcattacccaatagctaagctttggaaatgccatattgatcctcataAAAACTGtaaccatttcattatggaacctccaatgttgttaatgattctatttattgtttattattgcttattctgttattatattagaattggatttttttataaaattgtggaccagattcgtggtcagaccatataatgttcaagttaggccaatgtgtgccttggatccagtagttagagcaatgctgtgtgctttgctcggggttagtgcgtgactgatcagcagcctaaccttggtttttaaaataaaagtataatatccaattctaaatcataatctattgttcacttgataccataaccatattcacctgatgatcattattctcagttttgtcattgtgacttgctgagctagttagctcatttgtgcgatgttgtttatgttctttccagttaaaaaggaaccagttggtagcgaggatccccagtccagcgcgagagctaggggttcaggtttaggaagctgagctagtaggcttctttggataatttaagttgtaaaagttggtaataatgtttaatactcagttttaagtttgaatggatgggatttgaacggtttgtaatataatagtgtgtttggcttgtgtgcatactttaagttgttgcggtccgtgatagttggtaagcagggtcattgcatattattattatctttattattgttataaccaggttataaataaggtgtgtgtgtggaccccaaacttctgacccgggtttggagggctccacatgttctacagcagcttatggccagtttgggttatgagaaaagtttgggaaagcttggacaattgaaaagtgcaaatatcaggaaagaatggagctttttctttgtttgcatcactaaggcattcaccaataaatgctccaactttgatgctattccaatcatgagtcagtaaatcgggtatgctcttattcatcaaactcactttgattttgcaagtgttgtgctaggtttcataggggataggatgacagaggataggaatgtagtatactttgctagattctgtcagcttatatatactttttgttgtgctgatgaaccccaacctaccactgatttaattccaccctttaagcttgcaaaaaaggcttttaatgatttgttaaatgctgacattaagaaacaagtggttagacccttacaaatacctcagttagtgaaacagatactggtaaatgttgatcctcaaacctacacatctgtttaccctgatgttcaacccacatcccagccaccataacagccatcagaacataccacatctacacaaacacctcaaacttctcaacctcaacctactcaaccctcaatcaggacatatttcaaaccatcacagtcatctcaatctcaaccttcagcacatcctgtgaagccttcatcttccaaacccaagaggactaagacagtacctcagactcaacagaaaagaaggaaacttgttctgagagatgagtcagacaatgaggaacaggttcccatgtctgaacctgttgtagtagaagctgagaagatctcttctcagaaagacactgtaactgggacttctaggcctctcaaaaggcttagaaagctaaatcttggtgataaagctcctacagtgtctccacccttgaagaaaatgaaaaagcaaagagctcacagggacacagttgagtcagaatcagaagatgaggaagcagctaaggaagggggtcaggaatctctaatcccaacagaaccaattgttattgaatcacttccttcagTACAACCAGAAACTACTCAAGATAGAGTGCTTTCTcctcctgtgtcacctataattgaacaagtacatactgatgacttaggtacaagtgctgagattgatattcataacttgattgtgcctgaggttttgtacttagaagctccaccaattcaaatcactccaccaacaacaccaattctagatgctgattttaatgaagatattcctactacaccaattctgaatctggatgatgaaaatcatactttaggtgggcatcaaggtttggctgttgatcagaacttagttggagatcagcacttagagtatgatgttgaagcctcaatagcctctcatactattcttttatcagaggatgctgattctataagttctgatgctgataatgctgaccttactggtgaagctgctgttaatgtagatgctgatgcagctggtccatcaggacatgcacctcaacaagctctaAACAAAGATGAATttattaagaagtttgttagagaagatgcaccagtaccttggagtgaaactcctagaggaagggagtggactaaggaatggaacaaagttgattttgttccttcttcaaccatacttgctgagcacttgaccaaagctgatgagatgctagtcaatgatgatttcaagacacagctcagagttactacactaagtacaaggcaccttcaaggtcaacaatctgtaactcaggccaaggtagacaagattcaagaatccataaatcagcaagatatgcttgtcaagctggacaagaaaaggtttttcaaacctacctttgacagaattgagtacattgagaaaactcaggagaagcaacaggctcagattgatgaaattttgaagaatcaagcttctcatcaaaatcaagtcaatgagatccaatcctcagtggaattgcttgtctctcttcttttacctgctgatcCCAAAAAGGGGGacaaagtaattaagtccaaatacaaaactgttaagacactgaagggaagggatgatgaaaaagatgaccagggaaactctggaatgggtggaggtcatggtcaaggtaaaggtttttcatcaagcaaagctggagctacaagtcaaagaacaaattctgatactgggagaagaataagttctgatactggtaaaaggataagttctgatgaacatctggaacttgatgaggaaatttcaagacatttatttctgaaaaaaaatccaggaatggactttgagagtctaaaagaagaaaaagctagaattaagttagaaaaagtcaactccaaatctaaagcttctgttattgaaaagaaacctcctaaggctaaaggcattgtgataatagaaaggacaaatcctgaggcaactaaagccaaatcacaagtggagatagatccaaggtccaagggcaaagaaaaagttgataaACCTGTAAAGGTTTGTGTGCCattcatggatgaagaaatatctgatgaagatgccaGTCTTACTCTGATAAAAATGAAGATTTCTCATACAACCTCcgacatggctcatgttgttcagagtcaagatatagtaagtttcgatatgacagtgaagcaagcaacctctgacatagctcaagttggcttgatatcagaagataaggaaaacgaaacctctgacattgctcatgttaaaccttcaaagttactcctaccaggattcaccaaagctaaacagactcaatctttgaagactgcaacaagtggttttgaagcaagagttattacaggaaaagaagctaaagataaatctggattgggtagtgctgatgaaagaagaatacagaacacaaccaatgatccaacttctttaagtgaaccaggtgttggagcaactcctaaaagattgaatcagcttgaatctgtacagatggtttaccatacatttttgaaagaacacatcttgttatattttatgacagatggaagggtataccatattaggcagaatgttataccactgaagtattttgaggaactggaacatgttctattcttacttcaagtgaagaacagattaacagatagtgctgcaaattatttgaagactcaaattcaaagacagaagaagctttactctgtaaagtctgacagcacatactgtcccaagtacagagatcacaaaggtgatattgtcgagatgaagcctaactctgctaagattataactacttttctgggttataaggctgtggaattcaatcttgagtctgacaaggcatatttaatcagactagatcaggatataaggaaagctagaataaatgatctcagggctactatctttcaaattggtgaagatacagttgaattgaagaatgctaaaaggaggatggttaatgaacttaaatatgctgagagatgtttgttaaagaactatcccagaacaactcctgatatcaaagagatcagtaattgaagccaagtcaaagatctacaactacttaaattctgatgtgtatacagattgaagctgttatcagaccttgaggatggtaaagctacaaggactgtaaggtgtagttatctagtcaaattttcatgcatttgtacttaatatttttgacatcattaaatatctgttaaacttgtatattatgctaatttacaagttgggggagattgttagatatatttaataatgtcatgactaatatgatttgtgtttagttttcagatcttacttaacaggacaaatcagtacttaactggaaatcagtacttatactgaagtcagaacttaagatatcagaacttaagttgtcagaacttaagttatcaggaggtatttatcaggagataatatcaggatttaaggaaactttcagataaggaaggcggctgattgaaaggaaagaagatcaagacaaacgcaagaagagatatgcatgaagaaggaattttatgaagaatagaatacttggaagaaaagataactagttgatatgttttaggaagcagaattatattccatatcaattagaatttatcctgtaactgtgtagtatataaacgcagacatagggtttacactagatgtgttatcataatcaaagttattattcattgtaaccctagcagctctcgtgataagttgttcatcactgagaggggacagttccatattgtaacagagtttattgtgttaaataaaatctgttttctgtgttcttacattcgatttgattgtgataaacactgtattcaacccccttctacagtgtgtgagacctaacaacTCACATCTATAATAAAAAGATACACTTTAATCTTCTGAACGATAATTACTTGACGAACTGCTCGTCTAAGACcttatcatctacccatacgatagctaGCACAAAAAGAAAGCAATTTAAACACCAGAATCTTGAATCACGTAGACACAttatacacatagcacataagcacatcaTTCACGTATTACATAACTCAATTAGACAAACGATTCAATTTAATATCTtcaaaactgaaattgggtcaaacTATGACTTTTCGATCTATACACGATTGAGAAACGATTCATAAAATAGGCAATCTTTCGATATAAAAGGATTTATGtgtcgaaagtatttttaataaaagcgggataattttctgagtctagacacgtgtgtttcgtattaaacggataaccggtctatttattacgaataaaataagaataattcaattaaaaATAGTATTATTTTTTTTACTAAATTATGTATATATCAACAGAACAAGAAGGAACAAAAGGGATTAACCCTATGCTCTAAGACATGCCATAGAGAGGGCGCTATCTATAACCAATCTCCGAAAGAGATTGGAGATAGAAAGCCAAACTACAAAGCAAAAACAAAGCAACTAAATACTAAGGATTAAAGACGGGAGAAAGACAAGTAAGTAAATCAGGCCTATCACAAATTAGATTAGAGAACCAAGTCGAACCATGCAGTCTTGCCATAAAATCTCTAGTGATGCACTGCATAAGCCTCGAGGGACCAAGGATGCCTGAATTGTGAGCACGAGCATTACGCTCTCTCCAAAGGCGGTAACAAAAAATCTGCATGACACAAAGGGCAATGACTCCTCTAAGCTTGTCTTCAATGTTAGAAAGGTGGTAAATCAGAGTTACCCAAGTATCACCAACAACCGATAGATCAACAAGAGCTAACAGTTTAACCAAAATCCATCGACTATAAGTGCAATGAACAAATAAGTGATGATCAGTCTCCCTTCCTCCAATACATAGGAAACATTGCTGAGAATCTGAAATGCCAAATTTGTGCAATCTGGACAAGGTATTGAGTCGACCATGACAGAGAATCCACTCGTGATGTGCAAACCTATTGATTCGAAGCTTGTGCCAAACTGCACCATGCCAAGCAACAATATATCCCCTGGTTCGAATTGAGTTCCATATGTTCCAGGTTTTAACTTTAGATGCTACCAAACCATCCCAAAGAATAGTGTCAATACCACTCGGGTTAATAGCTGGAAAGTCGAAAGTATGAAGCCAATGCTGTAGCAGTGGGTCAAGGTGGTGGTGCCTAGCATTAGGAACCGGGAGACACCAAGACCCTGAGCAAATGATTTTGCTGACCATATCATTAGTATGCAAGCCACACTGGTTTATAATAGGAAAAGAGTGCAAACTGGCCAAACAAGTTCCTCCCCACCATGGATCAAACCATTAAGAAATAGTGTTACCCGTACCAACAGAGTAAAAAATGAACTGGAGAGCAATTCTACGAAGCTTTAAAACCTTTCTCCAAATCCATGAACAGTTTGTAGGAATGCTAATGGTCCAAAAATGTTTGTGTTTTAGGACTATTTTATTAACCCATCGAGGCCAAAGACTGTCTGACTTAGTCACCACTCGAAGAAGATGACCAATGAGCTGAGCTTTGTTCCACTCTATCATGTTTTTTAAACCCAGTCCCCCTTCCTCTTTTGGAAGACAAACCCCAGTCCATGCCACTGTAGCACCACCCTTATGGTTTATATTACCTTTCCAAAGAAACCTGGTCAACAATGACTGGATATTTGCATGAACAAAAGCTGGCAACAAAAAATGATGACACCAAAATGCTTGAATAGCATTCAAAACTGATTTGATTAAAAGAACTCGCCCTGCCATAGACAACAATAGGGTGTCCCAAGAATGCATTCGAGAAGTAAGTTTATCAATTAACGGCATGCAATCGTTGACACAAAGTTGCGAAGAAATTAAAGGAACACCAAGAAATTGACTGGAAGGTGACTTCTCGGGATGCCCAAAGTATCAAACCAATCCAGGAAAATGTTGTCACAGTTGCAAACAAAGCTAGTACTCTTTGTTATACTAGGTACCAGACCACTCCATAATGAAAAGGTGGTGATAGAATTCAAAATATGCTCAACAGACTGCCTGGATCCATGGCAGAAGAACATCACGTCATCAACAAAAAACATATGGTTTATTCTGAGATCCTTGCAACGCCAGTGGAACTTAAAATGCTCAGGATTCTCATTAAGAATACAGGACAAAATGTTCATGCAAAGGGCAAAGATGTAAGGAGACATAGGGTCACCCTGTCTCAACCCTTTAGTTCCTCCAAAGTAGCCATGGATTATACCATTTAATTTGACAGAGAACTTAGTCGTACAAATGCAAGATTTGATCCAAGTAATCATCATAGGAGGAAATATCATTCTGTTAAGAACTGCCAGGATAAAGTTCCAGATGAGAGAGTCAAATGCCTTATGAAGGTCTATCTTGAGTGCACACTTTGGGACCCCAGTCTATCTGTCGTATCCTCTAAATAATTCTTGAGCTAGAAGCACATTGTCAGAAATAGATCGACCCGGAATAAAAGTAGATTGAGCTATGCCAACAATAGAAAGCATGATATTCTTAAGACGTAAGGCAATGATTTTAAAAACACATTTGTACATCACAGAGCAAAGAGAAATTGGTCTGAAGTCGTTCATTCGAGTTGGAGCCACTGTTTTAGGAATTAGAGAAATAAAAGTCGAGTTAATACCTGAGTGCATGGTGCCTGAGTCAAAGAAGAATCTAACTGCATCACATAAACTATTGCCTGTAATATGCCAAGTAGCAATAAAAAAACTCCACATTGACACCATCAGGCCCTGGTGCCTTGTTCCTTTTCATTCTTTTGAGGGTGTCAAAAATCAAAAGATCAGTAACTGGAGTTGTTAGAGCTCTAGATTGCTCATCATTAAGCTCCTTGCAGTTAACCAAAGAGAGGTCCAAAGATTCTTGGTGACATGGACTACCAAGCAACTGAGAGAAATAATTAACTGCAACCTCTGCATAATTGTTTTGGCCATGCACTTTATTACCTTCAGCATCAACAAGAGTAAGAACCTTATTTCTGTTCCAGTTGACTTTGCATTGTTGGTGAAAAAATGAGTTGTTATTATCC
It contains:
- the LOC141719709 gene encoding uncharacterized protein LOC141719709; the encoded protein is MIFPPMMITWIKSCICTTKFSVKLNGIIHGYFGGTKGLRQGDPMSPYIFALCMNILSCILNENPEHFKFHWRCKDLRINHMFFVDDVMFFCHGSRQSVEHILNSITTFSLWSGLSLLTRFLWKGNINHKGGATVAWTGVCLPKEEGGLGLKNMIEWNKAQLIGHLLRVVTKSDSLWPRWCGLHTNDMVSKIICSGSWCLPVPNARHHHLDPLLQHWLHTFDFPAINPSGIDTILWDGLVASKVKTWNIWNSIRTRGYIVAWHGAVWHKLRINRFAHHEWILCHGRLNTLSRLHKFGISDSQQCFLCIGGRETDHHLFVHCTYSRWILVKLLALVDLSVVGDTWVTLIYHLSNIEDKLRGVIALCVMQIFCYRLWRERNARAHNSGILGPSRLMQCITRDFMARLHGSTWFSNLICDRPDLLTCLSPVFNP